A genomic stretch from Theobroma cacao cultivar B97-61/B2 chromosome 4, Criollo_cocoa_genome_V2, whole genome shotgun sequence includes:
- the LOC18602263 gene encoding cationic peroxidase 1 — protein MASKYSSPLNKFKFFLGWFLLLTNMASAQLSSNFYATTCPRALATIKSAVDSAVSKEARMGASLLRLHFHDCFVNGCDASILLDDTANITGEKTAGPNNNSVRGYEVIDTIKSQLESLCPGVVSCADIVAVAARDSVVALGGPSWSVLLGRRDSTTASLNAANSNIPAPTLSLSGLISAFSNKGFTAKEMVALSGSHTIGQARCTTFRSRIYNETTIDPSFATSLRANCPSTGGDNNLSPLDTTSPTSFDNAYYKNLQSQKGLLHSDQQLFSGGSTDSQVNAYSSNLGSFRTDFANAMIKMGNLSPLTGTSGQIRTNCRKVN, from the exons ATGGCTTCCAAATATTCCTCCCCTTTGAATAagttcaaattcttcttagggTGGTTTTTACTTCTTACAAATATGGCCTCTGCCCAATTGTCCTCTAACTTTTATGCAACGACATGCCCTAGAGCACTTGCCACCATTAAATCAGCAGTGGACTCTGCTGTCTCGAAAGAGGCTCGCATGGGGGCTTCCTTGCTCCGCCTTCATTTCCACGATTGCTTTGTCAAT GGATGCGATGCATCCATACTATTGGATGACACGGCAAATATCACAGGAGAAAAAACAGCTGGTCCAAACAACAATTCAGTGAGGGGATATGAAGTAATTGATACCATCAAGTCTCAATTGGAGAGTTTGTGCCCTGGTGTAGTTTCTTGTGCTGATATTGTAGCAGTTGCGGCTCGTGACTCTGTTGTTGCT CTTGGAGGACCTAGTTGGTCAGTTCTTTTGGGAAGAAGAGATTCAACCACAGCAAGCTTGAATGCTGCTAATTCCAACATCCCTGCTCCAACTTTGAGTCTCAGTGGCCTTATCAGTGCCTTCTCAAACAAAGGTTTCACTGCTAAAGAAATGGTAGCCCTCTCAG GATCTCACACAATCGGGCAAGCTAGGTGCACAACCTTCCGGTCAAGAATCTACAATGAGACCACGATTGACCCCTCCTTTGCAACTTCGCTAAGAGCAAACTGTCCAAGCACAGGGGGGGACAACAACCTTTCCCCCCTGGACACCACAAGCCCGACATCATTCGACAATGCATATTACAAGAATTTGCAGAGCCAGAAAGGACTGTTACACTCTGACCAGCAACTCTTTAGTGGGGGTTCAACAGACTCTCAGGTTAATGCCTACAGCTCCAACTTGGGATCGTTTAGGACAGATTTTGCCAATGCAATGATC